From Eriocheir sinensis breed Jianghai 21 chromosome 19, ASM2467909v1, whole genome shotgun sequence:
CTGACTATTCCACCATGGCTAACACTGGAGGAGGTTTAAAGAAGTGGGATGTCAgagtggatagatagacagacagaatgagACTAGAGATAAAcagaagagatagataagagtaCCCAATGAAAGAACTGGAGTAAATaggtatatatatagtgtgtatgGAAAGATTACTGACTCCACCATGGCTAACATTAGAGGAGGTTTAAAGAAGTGGGATGTCagagtggatagatagatagacagaataagACCAGAGATAAACAAAAGATAAGATAGAGAatatccacaaacacacacactcacacatacagaACCATTTCCTCTGCACTATGGAAGGATAAGCAGAGTATACCAGACATAAGAGAAATACCTACGACCACAAAATTATATAGGGCCAGAAAATTCATCCGTCAAAACATACATAATATTGGTTgactgaaaaatataaagggaacagaaaatcatattggaaagaagtaaaaaatgaaagaaatacagaaaatatccCCCAAAGTAaaaagttatggatgagaatggaaagatgttgaaagacggagAAGCTGTGATGGAGAGAGGAGCAGACGTCGaagataaataaattaaaaaatgacTGACAAATCTTCCGGACCCATACGTGTAATGCCAaggaacacacccacacccacacgcacatacacccacacccaccttctGCGTATGATGGGAGGTCTGGCGGGCCCCTGGCGCTCGGCGATGGTGGGCAGCCTGGTGGTGAACTTGTCGGTGGGGCGCAGCTGCCGGAGGGTGCGGTTGGACAGCTTCCAGACGAGGCGCTGGCGGTGAGGGGAGTGGCGCTGGTTCTCGTACTGGTCCATCAGCTCACCCACCACCTTGCGGCACTGCTCAAAGCTCTCATAGCCCACCTGGGGAGAGAGGACGGTGTTAGGGGGGTgaacgaaggggaggaagtgtCACTGTTTTGATTGTGGGGGATAGGACAGTGTTAGGGGGGTGAAATGGCAGTTAGGGGTGTGAATgacgggtgaaggtggtggtgtttccATTGTGGGGGATAGGACAGAAATGACAGTGTTAGGAGTGTGAATGAGGGGACAAGGTGTTGGCATTTTCATTGTGGGGGAGGAAGCTGTAAGGAGTGAgaacgaggggaaggaggtgTTTTCATGTGTAATTGAAGAGTGAAAGAAACAGTTTTATATCATTTTGTGGTGTTCAGGAAAGAAGGGTGTTGTTATTGTAATGTGGGTTTAATGAGGGAATAAGGGCAGTTAGTTTCTATGTGGTGATAGGTAAGGAGGTGTTGTTATTCTTCTGGAGAGTTAACCagatagcagtgacgggccaaatttgtggctttaccgtgtacagtGACAGaacaaatttttgccatgatataaacccccaaaaatagatgatgcataaactgatcacagatgtgttgatatatattatgaaatggtttgcgtgagtgatcatttttttctcattattctcgcttagagggacctttaagaaacatgatccctgcagctaccgtgttaaggaaaaactggaggtAATGTTATTTGCATGTCAAGTAATGTGTAATTATGGAAAATGGTAGTATGGAAATTTTCATGTGGTGTTAAAAAGGGACATATCAACTGTTATTTTAGGAGCaataaatacaattacaaaaatacacttaaagtcaAGACATATCCAGACAGCATCAGCAATATTAGGACACAGacgaacaacaaaaaagaaatatcaatgaaggtttaaaaagaaaagaacaaagaccaACAGTAACTAGAGACAGAtggacatacagacaaacagatagaaaggcagacagacaatGGATAAATGAACTGAcagacttacagacagacaggtagaaggCTAGAATAGTATAGGTAGacatattgaagagagagagagagagagagagagagagagagagagattacaggagGAATTGCATGGTATTTgaggggaaatgggagaggaaagtggaggggaaaTTGAAGACCTGTACACTGATTGGAATTTAATGGgcctggatgagagagagagagagagagagaaagttaatgaGAGAAAATCCTTAACTACTGAATTAGCCAAAATGATAGAGCAGTCaccccaatttctctctctctctctctctctctctctctctctctctctctctctctctgcagcatcATTATTACCCATTATCATCCACTCatcaaaatagagaaaaatagggTGGATGGGGGTGTGGGTGATGTGGAGGAATGGATAATAGGGAGAGTAGGGAGATGGGTGGAAGGGTGGATGTATAGGTGGAGGGGCCTAGGGAGGATGGATGAAGGAGATAAATGAAGTAGGGAGATGGataaaagggtgaagggagaaatagctaagaaaagagggagatgggtagtaggaggagacaagggagggataggtaaaggagaggagatgaaagaaataggGAGATGAATGAAAGGGTGGTTGGAAGGGAGGgttaagagaggagagagtgggtgaaggggagggagggatagcaaagaagagagagatgggtggaggaagagatgaaagagtagggaggaagggctacagagagggagggagaaaggtgggtggaggaaagggagagacagcagaggagggaatgaaagaaggagtaggaagggaggaagggctacagagaggagggagataggtaGGTGGAGgcaagatagaaaggaaaaaagggtgtAGGGTGGAGCATGGATAATTGTGAATGGGCTTATTAAGTTTTTACACCTGAGAATTACCTGTCCAATAGTGATTCTAGCTAATATATCACAGCGTTAAGGTTGGTGGTATATAATTTGGGTGCTGCCAcactcttctcatttttcttcacctactttactttattttcttgtttatttgtatttcctcttttgtttattcACTGAGCTCCTTATTTAGCTGTTTACTCTTGTTTACTGATCTACTTAATACCTGTTTCTTTTTGTTATATACCAGGTTgcatatttattcttttatttattcatttgtttactttttgtgggAGGAGATAAGACAAGAGTTAGCGATACAATGGAGAGAAATGAGTatggatggagagaaatgagTATCGATGGAGAGAAATGAGTATCGATGGAGAGAAATGAGTAtcaatggagagaaagaagtatCGATGGAGAGAAATGAgcatggatggagagaaaggagtatggatggagagaaatgagtatggatggagagaaaggagtatcaatggagagaaaggagtatCGATGGAGAGAAATGAGTATCGATGGAGAGAAAAGTGTATCGATGGAAAGGAGTAtcgatggagagaaaggagtatACAGGAAAGAAACCAAGACCAACATCAATAAAAGAACACAACACCCACCTAGAGACCAAAACCAAACAGCAACACTTAACGAtaagaacacaacacaacacaacaacacccaCCTTGCATATGGCCTGGAGGTGCGCGATGCAGGCCTGGTGaacttgctggtggtggtggtcctggtggCCCTGCCCGTGGCCATACTCCAGGGACAGCAGCGCCAGGGCCAGCTCACACGGGCGGAAGGTGGCGGCTGCAGAGTCACACCCGACGATCTCCAGCTTATGCACAAGGGTGGTCAGGGAGGCGGGAGGGGGCGcggcaggggaggcaggggacACGGAGGCCAGCAGAGGGGCGGAGAGGTGGCCATGGGCGGCGTAGAGGAGGCGCaggagggtgaggggggtgacGGGGGGCTGGCAGCGGAGGTCGGTGTCCAGCTTGTCCATGATGATGCGTTCCATGCGTGTGACGTCCCCCGAGGAGCACTTGCACTGGGAGATGGTGGTGAGGTCGCGCGTGTCCGGCACCACCTGGGGCAGCTCCCGCAGGTGTGCGTACCCGGGGGTGAACTGGCAGGACAGGTGGAAGGCGCTCACGGCGATGCAGGACAGGTGCTTGGGCTGggcctgggggagggggaggttaggttaggttgggaggtgatggtggtggtggtgatgttttagtggaggaggtagtggtgacaTTGATGTTtgggaaaatggaaggaggttaggttgagttaggtggcaattttgtggtggtggtgatgtgatggtattggtgttgttagtggtggtgatattaattaattagtggtggtgatgttttagTGGGGCTGGTAGTGGTGACATTGATGTTTGGGTAAATGGAGggagattaggttaagttaggtggcaatggtggtgatgtgatAGTATTGGTGTTGTTAGGGGTGGTGATATTAATGTttgggggaggtgggggaagttagtttaggttaaatggtggtgttgctggtgataTTGATGTTTGGGTGAATAtgaagggaggttaggttaagtggcaatgtggtggtagtggtgttgtgatgattgtagtgatacagtgtggtggtgctggtgttagcTTATACTTCACCATCAGTCATATTCACAATCCAACAAAACTACtcacaaaactaaaaaaaaagattcgcacacagatttaacccggtagcagcgacgggccaaatttgtggctttaccgtgtagaagtAACGGGCCAAAtgtggttttactgtgtagcagcgacgggccagatttgtgcaatgatataaaccccccaaaaaagatgatacataaactgatcacaactgatttgatatatattatgaaatggtttgtgtgagtgatgattttttctcatttttctcgcttagagggaccattaagaaacatgatcctcgctgctaccgggttaaaagcatCAATAACTCTTACAACATTCAATTACCACAACTTCCGATACAATAAAGGCATCAATAACGCTTACAACATTCAATTACCACAACTTCTAATACAATAAAGGCATCAATAACTCTTAACAACATTCAATTACCACAACTTCCGATACAATACTTAACTCCTGGCCGTCATAACAACAAATAATAAGAATGTAACTCCACGTACCTTCATGCGCGTGAGGAAGCGGTCCATGATGTTGACGGCGTTGAAGAAGGTGTCTGGCGGCAGGTCGTACCACACCTTGAGGCAGCGCAGCACGTGGGCCGACCCGTTGCGCATCCTCATACTGATCTCGCCCCCGTCCTGCTGCGGGAGAGGGAAAGGACGGGAGGTTAGGCGGCGCGGGGAAATAATCAAGAGTAAAAATAATTGCCGTGAgtgtaatggagagagaaagaggaagggagggagagagaacaggagggttAGGTGGTGCGTGGAGAAAAATTAGGGGCAAAAATAAATGTCATGATCagtatgatgaagagagagagagagagagagagagagagagagagagagagagagagagagagagagagagaacagaagggtTGGGTGGCGCTGGGAAGAAACATAAACTAAATAATTGACTTTCAGTTTaacatatatattttcccttATGGAGTTGGATGATCATAAATAACTAACAAATtacccctattattattattagtagtagtagtagtaatagtataaagGAAGAAGGGGCAAGGAGAGGTATACAGTGGTACAGGGAATGAATTAAAAGCACTTAAATAAAGAATCCCCAATGTGttaagttagtgtgtgtgtgggagacggGCTGTCAGGTTGTGCAGGGAAATGGTTCAAACTAAAAAAAATGACTCTGATCAGTgtgtgggaaggaaggacaaggagcgGTGTTacatgatggaaaaaaataaaataaaaaataaaataaaaatgttttGATCGATATGTAGGAGGGAAGGACAAGAAGTGCAAGATCATGttcggaaaaatgaaaaaataaagaaaaaaataaagccttGATCGATATTTGAGAGGTAAAGATAAGTGTAAAATGATGTtgggaaaaattaaaaagaaaaaaaaaagctttgatCGATatgtgggagggaaagacaagaagTGCAAGATCATGttcggaaaaatgaaaaaagaaagaaaaaaataaagccttGATCGATAtttgggagggaaagataagtgtAAAATGATGttgggaaaaatgaaaaagaaaaaaaagctttgATTGATATGTGGGAGGGAAAGATGTGTAAAATGTTGttgggaaaaatggaaaaagaaaaaaaaagccttgaTCACTATGTGGGAGGGAACGACAAGTATAAAATGATGttgggaaaaatggaaaaagaaaaaaaaagctttgaTCGATATTTGGGAGGGAACGACAAGTGTAAAATGATGttgggaaaaatgaaaaagaaaaaaaagctttgATTGATAtgtgggagggaaagataagtgtAAAATGATGttgggaaaaatgaaaaagaaaaaaaagccttgATCGATATGTGGGAGGGAACGACAAGAAGAGCAAGATGATGTTGGGaaaaatgggggaaaaaaaagcCTTGATCGATATGTGGGAGGGAACGACAAGAAGAGCAAGATGATGTTGGGaaaaatgggggaaaaaaaagcCTTGATCGATATGTGGGAGGGAACGACAAGAAGAGCAAGATGATGTTGGGaaaaatgggggaaaaaaaagcCTACTAGATCAATATGAGGGTGGGAGTAAATAAAATAGAACACCCACAAAAATACCACTCTTGTAAAACTATAATAGATTCAGAATTAGCCAAGTCATCAGTCATAGGTACTTCTATTCTCATTCATTTGTATTTATTaattctgagtgtgtgtgtgtgtgtgtgtgtgtgtatgtgtgtgtttccttgAGCATAACTTTACAAAAAATTATATTGTTGATTGCTCTGCTTGTATCACTGTTATTTGGAGAGAGTAAAccagagagtgagagcgagagcaagCACACTGAAGCACCTCGCCACTCTGAGTCAATATTCCCAAGGTCACCAAGTTCCAGCACGGCCTTCAGCACAGCCTGGCCTAACCTTGCGTGGTGGAGCCTTGCCGAGCCCACACAACTTAATCTCCAGCAACGCACACTCACtcagtctattttttttctctgccttcaCTCGGCTAAGCTCACTAACCAACACCTCGTCTCCCACCACAGCTGCAATCTTCCTATGTTTCCTTTGTTATTTGTTATCCTTCAaagttatccttccttccttcccttttgtctTACAGTAGATAAACTTAATATCATTACCCCTCAACttcagttatttaaatttatCATCCCTCTCAAGATAGTAATCCTTCTCTCTTGCCTCCATTCTTCACTCAGTTAAACACACCAATCAAAAACTTGTAATATAGCCACCAAAcatcttctttccccctctccttcagtTATTTACATTTGGCATCCTCCCCCAAAGATagttatcctttctttcctccattcttccctcagtTAACCCCACTAACCAAGTCTTGTAATATACCCAATCATCTTTTTTTACCCCTTTTTGTTCAGCTATTTACATTTGGCATCCCACCCCAAGATAgtaaccctttctttcctccagtctTCCCTCAGTTAACCCCACTAACCAAGAGTCTTGTAATATACCCAATCATCTTTTTTTACCCCTTTTTGTTCAGCTATTTACATTTGTCATCCTCCCCCAAGATAgtaaccctttctttcctccattcttccctcagtTAACCCCACTAACCAAAAACTTGTAATATACCCAATCATCTTTTTTTACCCCTTTTTGTTCAGTTGCTTATATGTGTCATCCTCCCCAAAGAGTAAtccctcctccttacttcctgtCTTCACTCAGCTAAGCCACTAACCATAAAAAACTTGTCATACACTCACAAACATCTTTTTACGTTTCCCTTTCGCTCAATTATTTACATTTGTCATCCCCACAAGAGAGTaagccttccttcttccctcctgtcaGCTAACCAAAAGACCTTGAATTGTGGGAGCCCCaaacgtcttttttttatttatctatttttattatcattattattcctccttccctcctgtcagcTAACCTAAAAACTTGATTTGTAATATAGCCCCAAACgtctattatttatctatttttattattattattccttcttccctcctgtcaGCTAACCTAAAAAAACGAATTGTAATATAGCCCCAAacatcttttttttactccttccttccttcagcctt
This genomic window contains:
- the LOC127000625 gene encoding cyclin G-like, with the translated sequence MATSTQWPFGGGACGGGGGAGGGTQDLLTPLLEALALEPKYQPSLALPQVAKQDGGEISMRMRNGSAHVLRCLKVWYDLPPDTFFNAVNIMDRFLTRMKAQPKHLSCIAVSAFHLSCQFTPGYAHLRELPQVVPDTRDLTTISQCKCSSGDVTRMERIIMDKLDTDLRCQPPVTPLTLLRLLYAAHGHLSAPLLASVSPASPAAPPPASLTTLVHKLEIVGCDSAAATFRPCELALALLSLEYGHGQGHQDHHHQQVHQACIAHLQAICKVGYESFEQCRKVVGELMDQYENQRHSPHRQRLVWKLSNRTLRQLRPTDKFTTRLPTIAERQGPARPPIIRRRMDSECSEMYVSSASSSEEEEMEYDYDEEFPPLPTPAASLKSPRRSPSQQSPHSKKTPAFLPYPQLNRKHNRLA